GTGTTTAGGAGGAGAAGGGATCTGTGCATGGGCTGCTGGTGGGATCAGGCCAGCTGAGCAGTATGTGGTTTGTCAAATCTTAGGAGGCTGTGAAGTTCTGGTCCTAGAAGATCACAGATGGAGCAACAGGACAAATATGATCTGAGCCTTCACATCCCTTGCAAAAATCTCAGAAACCATGGAAGGCCAGCTAGTGCAAGAGTGTTTAGGGTGTGCGGTTTTCCTGTCAAGCCAGCCTGGTTTGTGAAACAGCTGGGGACTTCACTGGCATAGTCAGGGATATGCACAAAGAATTGAGGTCAGGGGTGAGCTCCTGCAGGCATGGCTGTCACCTGAGAATCCAAAGACTTTAGCAAAGATATCAAAGATGTGTCCCACATATAACTAAGGAGGAGACCAAGAAGCCCGCAGAGCCCTCTAAGATTGGGGTAGAAAGGCCtactgggggacacctgggtccctcagtggttgaacgactgcctctggctcagggcatgatcctgaggtcccaggattgagttccatattgggctccccagagggagcctgtttctccttctgcttgtgtctctgcctctctctctgtttctcatgaataaataaataaaacctaaagaaagaaagagagagagaggagacggagagagagagagagagaaagaaaagaaagacagacagacaggcttACCTGGTTCCTCTCTCCAGAAGGATGCAGCAGGACCAAGAGACATGCACAACAGCAGTCTCATGGAAGCCTAGGAGCTCCTGGGCTGTGCAAATCCTGGTGCTTCAGGTCTGTATGTTCATTCTCAGCCAGCCTGGGGAGCCCAGCCTTACTCCCAAAGGCCCTGttctcacttttttccccccctttaaAACAGAAACTCTTATTTCTGTTGAGTCTAACAGATCCATGACTCTGATCCAGAGAGCATATGTGACTTGTCCTGGCCTTGGCTTTCAGCCTCCAGATCTTGGCCGTTGTTGTCTGTCCAGGCTGAGATAAACTGCAGACTGCGGGCCcttggcttgctttctttctttctttcctttctttcctttctttctttcctttctccttccttccttccttccttccttccttccttccttccttccttccttccttccttccttccttccttccttcttttctttcttttcttttcttttcttttcttttcttttcttttcttttcttttcttttcttttcttttcttttctttctttctttctttctttctttctttctttctttctttctttctttctttcctttctcttttcttttcttttcttttcttttcttttcttttcttttctttcttttcttttcttttcttttctttcttttggctttctTTAACATTGTATTAGTCTTCCTTAACTGGGGTGATTGGCCTCTCTTTGGAACCCCCCCTCCCATATTCACCATTGGGCTCTTTGCTTTCCCTTTGTGCCCTTGTCCAGGGGATCCTGTTGTCCTCTCCTGGGCAGCTCTCCTGGCTCACAGCTCTCTTGTTCTTTCCCCAGTGTGGTAATGGTAGATGAGGCTCATGAACGAACCCTACACACAGACATTCTCTTCGGGTTAATCAAGGATGTTGCTCGTTTCCGGCCTGAGCTGAAAGTCTTGGTGGCTTCAGCCACACTGGACACTGCCCGTTTCTCCACCTTCTTTGATGATGCTCCTGTCTTCCGAATCCCTGGACGCAGGTTTCCAGTTGACATCTTCTATACCAAGGTGCTCCCCTCAGGGAGGATGGGCTGAAGTGCGAGGCTGAAAAGCTTGGGCCTTTGGAGAAGGTAGTcccaaggagggaaggggaaatggaGAGTCTGAAGAAGAACTGGGATAAACTGATTATTGAGCTGGGAGAAGAGGAAGTTTCTTGAACAGATGGCCTTCCTGTgaccctctcctcctcacccccaggctCCAGAGGCTGACTACCTAGAAGCTTGTGTGGTGTCTGTGCTGCAGATCCATGTGACCCAGCCCCCTGGGGATATCCTGGTGTTCCTGACAGGACAGGTGTGAGACATGGGGCAAGGGACAATGAGGTGTGTATCCCAGGGGAAAACAGAGCTGGCAGGTGGGCCTTCTGTCACTCTGGGACCTGTACTGCTCTCCCCATCCCAAATCCAGGAGGAGATTGAGGCTGCCTGTGAGATGCTCCAAGATCGCTGCCGCCGCCTGGGCTCCAAAATCCGGGAGCTCTTGGTGTTACCCATTTATGCCAACCTGCCTTCTGACATGCAGGCCCGTATCTTCCAGCCCACACCCCCGGGGGCACGAAAGGTCAGTTGGAGACGCCCACATTCTTCACCCCTATAGTTCACACAAATAGTGAAAAAGAGGGTGTGTGCCTGCCCTATGCAGGCTATGTCCTGGGCACTGCTGCAGCTGCAAGGCTTAGTTGTAGTCAATCCCTagcctccagagctggagagagagggtgaattcagcaaatatttgatcCAGTTAGTAAGTATGTGGAGATGCAGAGGAGAAGGGAAGTCCTCAGGGTGCCAAAAGGTGGGATTTGATTTggatctttagggaaaaaaaggtagGTAATACCAGAGTAAGGCTTAAGGTATGTTTAAGTCAGAATGTAATCCAAAAGGCTGAGGGGAAGGTTCATGTGGTGAAAACAATTCTGGACTGAGATTAGGGAAGGCCTTTGATAGCAGTTGGAAGCATTTTGACTTTAGATGATTGGGTTTTGAGCAAAGACGTAACTTCCATCCAACAAATGTATAACAAGCTCCTGCCATGTGCCAGATACTCTTCTTGGGCATGAAGATACAGTGATGAACAGAACAAAGTCCCTAGCCTCACAGCCGACAGTCTAACTTAAATTAGGAGACAGTGGACGCGTAGATGCCTGATGCTGATTTGTGACCAATGCTGTGGAGAGATATAGCCCAACATGGGGGAAAAAGAGACTGACTCCAGGGAGGCTGGGAGTGAGCAATGTCAGGAAGGTAGTTTCCTTGGGGTATAGGGAAGGTGAAAGGGAAGCTGAGGCCTGAACCCagtgagggagggagccaggctgATAGCTGGGAAGGGAGTGTGTCCAGCAAAGGAAGGCACTCATGCAAAGGACCCGAGTGAGGAGTGTGCTCAGACCAGCCAGGGAGCAACTGTGCAGGAGTGGAACGACGGAGCCTGTAGTCCTTGGAGATGAGATCAGAAAGGTAGAGCACTTGGAGACTTAAGGGGCTTGGATATAATTCTCCAGTAGGATGGGAAGCCATCAACGGATGGTGTTAGTGATGTGAcaggtttacatttttaaaggacaatCTGGGTGCCAGAAGAATGCCAGGTAAGCAGGACTTGGAGTAGAGGCAGGGAGACACATGAGGAGGCTATTGAAGGAAGTCCTAGCTGAGGAAGATTGTGAAAGTGGTAGTGGGAAAGATGGAGGCAGGGACCTGGACTCCCTCTcccatctctaaaaaaaaaaatttaactcctCCCATTTCCTTTCCGCcttatgtctctttttttctttctttctttcttttttttttaagatttttatttttttaaatttatttattcatgagagacacaggcagagggagaagcaggctccatgcaggaagcccaatgtgggcctcgatcatgggtctccagggtcatgccctgggctgaaggcaggtgctaaaccgctgagccacccagggattcccttatgtctcttttcattccttctctccTTGACCCCTTCCTGGCCTTGTCCCTGTCTTCTGACATTAGGCAATAATCCTCTTTGCTCCTGTCCCTTATCTGTGCCTGCTTCTTTACTCAAGTCTTCAGGATTACTCTTTCTAGGGAACTTGGTGGGTGGGGTCTCCGGGTGACTACATCCTCTCACTCAGGTGGTTGTGGCAACAAACATCGCTGAGACGTCACTCACCATTGAAGGCATCATTTATGTGCTGGATCCAGGGTTCTGTAAGCAGAAGAGCTACAACCCTCGCACAGGCATGGAATCCCTCACTGTCACACCCTGCAGCAAGGTCAGCCTGCTTGTACTCTCAGCAGTGTCTCTGTGGGGAAGGTTCGAGACTCAGGAGGCTGTGGGGGGCCTCTTAGAGGACCGGAATAAGCAGCCTACGTCTTCTCAGGTTTCTTGCATAAATATTgcgcttcctttttctcctcaccAGTTGTCAGCCAGCctacctctcctttctttccaggCCTCAGCCAATCAACGAGCTGGTCGGGCGGGTCGGGTGGCTGCTGGGAAGTGCTTCCGCCTGTATACTGCCTGGGCCTACCAGCATGAGCTGGAGGAAACCACAGTGCCTGAGATCCAGAGGACCAGCCTGGGCAATGTTGTGTTGCTGCTCAAGAGCTTAGGTTATTGGGTTCGCCCAGtcctgagagagagggaggtggggctAGAGTCACAGATCCCTGCAGAGAATCTCTTCTACCCCTCATATCTTTCTTCAGGGATCCATGACCTAATGCACTTTGATTTCCTGGACCCTCCACCATATGAGACCCTGCTGCTGGCTTTGGAGCAGCTGTATGCTCTGGGAGCCCTCAACCACCTTGGGGAGCTCACCACGGTGAGGTGGGATGGCAGCATGGTCTGGGGCACGATGAAGCAGTTGGGGTGAGCTCTTGGGTGCTGGAGGGGCACCAGAGGGAGGACTGGCCTCaactctttttcctctccttagtCTGGTCGAAAGATGGCAGAGCTACCGGTGGATCCCATGCTATCTAAAATGATCTTGGCCTCTGAGAAGTAAGCACTGTGCTCCTACCCTACCCCATACCTGCCAGCCTGGCTAGGCCCCCAGCACCAGCACACGAACTGGCTGTGCCTCCTCCCATCTCTGGGCCATCTTTGTGACcttgctctttttcctttctctctctgctgtggtattctttaacaaataaattattagaaaacTCTTTTCTGCGCCTTTGGAGGCTCACAAGGGCAATAAGACATTTATCAAATGGGTAAGATTGACAAACAGAATTTGGGGGTGTAAATTGGTATGGAAGACTCAGCACCTGTGGGGAGAGCGCTGTGTGTGGACTGGTCTGGAGAGTCTCATTCCTGAGGTTTGGGGTTGTAACATTGAGATGTGGTTATGGAGGGACCACCTTTAAATGCCATTCCTCTGCCATGGTTGAGGTCAGAGGTCATTACATGAACTTGAAGTGCTGTCTTCCCTGACGCCCTTACTCCACACCTTCCTGCCGCAGAAGTCCTTCCTACCCTCAGAGGTCCCCagtgccctcctgcccccagttCCGTGGAGGGCCCTCCTCTGCCACTGTTACGTCTGCAGCCCACCTCCTCAACACCCCATGGCCAGCACCACCACCAAATCCATCCACTCTGACTTGTAGCCCTTACCCCACCCGGCAGTCTCCATGTGAAGACACATGTCCATAGAATGGTCGCTTACCCCACCCTGTGTACCTGTGTGTCTTCCTTTGAACCTTGTGCTTTGGTCTTCCTGCCCCAGGTATAGCTGTTCGGAAGAGATTCTGACAGTGGCTGCCATGCTGTCTGTTAATAACTCTATCTTCTACCGACCCAAGGACAAGGTAGTTCATGCTGACAACGCCCGTGTCAACTTTTTCCTCCCTGGTGGAGACCACCTGGTTCTGCTGAACGTCTATACTCAGGTCACTGGGCTTAGGTGATGGGACTGAGGGAGGCACAGGGGACTCTGGCTTTGCTATGTACTTAACCTCCCCCCTTTTTAACCATCTTCACAGTGGGCTGAGAGTGGCTACTCTTCTCAGTGGTGCTATGAGAACTTTGTACAGTTCAGATCAATGCGCCGAGCCCGGGATGTGCGAGAACAGCTGGAGGGGCTCTTGGAACGCGTAGAAGTTGGTCTCAGCTCTTGCCAGGGGGACTATATCCGTGTACGCAAGGTCAGCATTTCTTTAGTCTGCTGCTGTTCCTCCCACGCCCTCAATCTCCAGAGGGAGCTGCTCTGGGTGCCTGTAGCAGTCCCTCCAGCCTGAGGCTAGGCCTCTTCCTCTGGAGAGTGTGCTCTTCCGTGCTTTCTTCCCCAGACCACTGAAGGTGCCTTCTCAGTGGGTTCTTCATGCATTCCTTACCTTTCTAGTTCTCCGAGGGCCTGACCTAAAAAAGGTAGTGAGTGCTTAGGGTCCCCAGATGTGTGGCTTTTCCGGTTGACTTTCTCTCCTGTCTGCCCCTCAGGCCATCACAGCTGGTTACTTTTACCACACGGCCCGGTTGACTCGTAGTGGCTATCGCACAGTCAAACAGCAGCAGACAGTGTTCATTCACCCCAACTCCTCCCTCTTTGAGGAACAGCCACGCTGGTTACTCTACCATGAACTTGTCTTGACCACCAAGGAGTTCATGAGACAGGTGAGGGGACCTTCCTTTGCCCAGGAAAGTGAGGATGTGTGGGGAGGTAGGATACTAGCAAGATTCAATTTGCTGAGACTAGctgagaaacaggaaaacattaatttaagGTAGGATAAAATAGAAAGGCGTGGTTTCTGTCAGATGTGTCAGCATCTACTAAGATCCAAGAACTGCATACTCATTCAGGGAGTATTTGAATGCCTATTGTCTCAAGTGTTAAGGATACTGGGGTGAGAATGGTGAACAAAGCAGAAGTGGTCTCTGTCCTGAGTGTACTTTACAGTCTTTATGATTAGGTTTTTTAGGGATAGTTTATTGGGAATCCTGAAAGACTTGTAGAGGTGTGTCTGACCTTGAGGTATAGAGTATTAGAGCCTGGCACCTTTACCCTAGTCCTACAGTTGAAGGTAGAagaaactttttaagattttacttatttgagagagcgagcgagcacacagtggggaggggcagaaggagagggagaagcagactgtccgCTGAGCAGTCTGATGTGAGAcctgatcccagtaccctgggatcatgacctgagctggagacaGATGCTTATCTgaaccatgcaggtgccccagaagaAACTTTTTGATCACACATACATTACTGTGCAAGTTGGAAAAAGGTGAACcctactgatttttttctctcctcttgtaGGTATTGGAGATTGAAAGCAGTTGGCTTCTGGAGGTGGCTCCTCATTATTATAAAGCCAAGGAGCTAGAAGATCCCCATTCTAAGAAAATGCCCAAAAAAATAGGCAAGACACGGGAAGAGCTAGGATAAAGAGAAGGGGAGGCAAGCCGAACTCAACATcagctccttttccttctgtacGTTATTTAATATCTACTTTTGGAATAAAGCTTGGggtaacttttattatttttaaagattttatttgagagaattttttatcttaagtaggctccacgcccagcatggagcttgaactcacaaccctgagatcgactCATATGCTCTACTAAGCCAGCGAGGTGCCCTAAGCTTATGGGAACTTTTGAGATACAGAGAATGTGACACGGAAATTCTCATATATTCActtaagactttattatttacaaCTTAAATTACACAGCAGCTTTACACAGCATGAGATGGCAAAAAAGGAGAGCAAAAGAAGGGAGGAAGCTGGCTCCTGAGATTCTaggccacctccacctcctcctcttgtGCGTACATAGCAAAGTCTTCAGTGCTGCCTCCACTCCAGTTCCTGGATCAGGTCTTGGAACAGAGGTGTAAGTTGGGTTCTGGCTCTGACAGTCCcagagccaccagggctcccaCTAGCAGCTTCTTCACAGGCGTTGGGGCTGAGTGTGAAGGCATCAGCTGCAGGAACAAAGGTTAATGCCAGCTGATGGAATGTTCTGCCCCCTTCACACCATCCCTACCCAGCCAAAGGACTCACTTTGTCTAAGCGATGGCGACAAATGAGGCCGTTGGAATTCAGGTAGAAGGTGGAATAGGCATCATAGGTCCTGGTGTAAGGGAAAAAGAGAGTCTGACTGAGGGTTCCAAAGTTTAATTCAAGCATCTGTTTAAACCAGTACTTCCTAAATTTTGCTACATATTAGATCATCTGGAGAACTCGAATCCTGATGACCAGGCTGCACCCCATCCCACTCAAATCAGAATGTCTGGCACCAGTATTTTTTGAAGATCCTTAGATGACATCATCATGCTGcaaagtctgagaaccactggtttggGCTGAGCCTAACAATTTCCTGGGATTCTCTTCCATGCcagaaattttatgaaatactCACCTAAGGTTGTGAGGCTCAACTTATTAGACGGGATTCTtcattttttcagtaaatacttgAATGATTACTATGTGCCATATAACGTACACAAATAAACTGAGTCtagaggtttcctttttttttttttttttaaagattttatttattcataagagacacagagagagagagagagaggcagagacacaggcagagggagaaacaggctccatgcagggaacccgatgtgggactcgatcccaggtctccaggatcacatcctgggctgaaagcggcactacactgctgagccacctgggctacccccctttaaaaaaaaaaaaaaaaaaaaaattggtctagAGGTTTCCTAACACAAAGTCTTGATTTCTCCCATATTAAAgtatatgaaaacaaaatcccTGTCCTCAAAAGGCCGAAGTCAGGGTTGATCAAGGACTCTCTGGAAGACCAGACAGACCGGAGCCCTAAAGGTAATAAAATTAGGAAACTGGATCTTTTCTCACTTGTCTTACCGATAAAGCTCTTCCTTGTCCCGCTTGTAGAAACGCAAAAAGAGCAGGTGGATGGGCAGCCCCACAAGCCGCCAGCGGGCTTGCAGGGTCCAATTCTCTGGGTGGCGGGTCAGCTGCAGAACCTCCAACCGAAGCTGTGCAAAATAGTTCCAGGCTAGGAAGCGGCAGAGGGTCAGTGACAGAATGTACCACATCCGGCCCCTAGAAAGAGATGGGAAAGATTGCTCATGATGGCATAATCTGAAAACCAAACTGGCCTCTGGGGAATGGGAAACAGTTGTGAGAAGTGGCAGGACCTTCTCTGGTCAATGAAAAAGATCAAGTAGAAAACACAGGGTGCTTTTCCTCCCCGAGGCCCTACCAGTGCCTGGATTCTCACTTGGTACGGATGTTCAGGATCTCATTGATGAATTCCACATCTGATGAGTAGAGAGTATAGTCGTGGGAGTGAAGGAAGAGATTGGGAAGCTAGGTGGAAGAAGAAGGCATCAGCCCcagtaggaaagaaaagatgatgctacttctcagttttctctttttgatgctTCTTTACTCTCCTCTGAGTAAAAGGTCATCTCATCCCATGTTTAACTTCCCTTAAATCCAAACTGAAGAACATCTTTTCCTTAGGAAatgtttataacatatatatatatccttaccTCGTAATTCCAAGAAAACCCAGTTGACTAACACTCTATTTCCAAGTATTACCTACATCCCTTCTCAATGTGGATGAAGGCCACTTTCAAGCTGACTTACCTCTTGTCTGAGTCTCTCATACATGacagccaggtgctcctccatACTCGGATCTCCTGATGGAGTGGCAGGGGAAGGGCGAGCGGTCCCAGGGGCTTGGAAAGGTATCAAAGCCCCAGGACAGGGGCAGGGAGGTCCCTCAAATAGGCTCCTAAGCCCATCCAGGCAGCCACTATGCATTTCAGGTCCTggtccctcctccccctttcctgGAGGGAGAACCACCCATGGTGAGCTGAAAGCCTGGATCTGAGGGAGAGGTAGTGGGGGAGCTCCAGGAAGCAGCCAAATGGGAGAGAGTGGGGGCGGTAGAGACCAGACAAGAGAAGATGGAGAAGTTGTTGTGGAGTGGGGCCAGAGGGGTGGGAATGGTAAAGCCCGTGGAGACAGCTGGTcctaaggggaaaaataaaagggaaaaagataagAATCTAGCTGCCTGATGTCCCCCTCATCTAAACTCCCTTCATTGATGTGTTTCTAATCCCACCTGCTCCTCCTGACAAGAGATGAAATTAGAGGAAAATGGGATGAATTCATCTTCATCTCTACtgaaaacaggaggaaaagagTTTCCTATGACATAGGTTCAAGTAGTTCCCCAAAACGTTAGTAGACCTTTACATTGTTTAAGATCCCAACACTGTTTGGGGGCAGTTCCGATTCTCTTACAGAAAGAATCCTAATAcgtattttgaaaaatgaacaagCAACAGGCTTTAGTGTACTGTGGATGAAATCACGTAGCCTGTAACAACTTCAGCATGGAGTGTGCGATAGAGAAAAAACATCCAACTGTACGCAGGAGGCATTTCTCTGAGCTCCGATTCCACTGTGACATCTTGGGCACCCTCATGCCCTATGcttatctcttcttcttcttctttttttttttttttttgcttatctctTCTAAAACGAAGACGATGCAGCCATACTGAGTTATTACGAGGACTATACGACATGATAAACGTAGATAAAATTTCGTCGTCTATAAAGTGGTACGTACATGCAGGCTACGATCGTTTCGGGCCCCTCTAACGACACACACGCCTAGGAGACCGTTAGAGGCAGGGAAGGTTGGAAGTGCGATGCGCGGGAGGTCACCTACAGTCGGGCCTAGACGAGTCCTTGCTCCCTCAAGGGCCCCTGGGGGTCCCACTTCCGGGGAGGCTGGCCCGCACGCGCGCACCTGGGCGCCCGAGGGCAGCCAACGCGGGGGGCGTGGCCCCTGTGCCCGCCGGACCTCGGCGGGAGCGAATCTTCGGCCACCCCCAGGCCAGCCTTCCCGGGCGACGGCTATCCCAATGGAAGACTCGCGGCCCACTCGTCTGTCTGGTCCGGCCCTGAGAATTCCGGGGCGGCTCCGCGGTCAGGCTGCGAACCTCTCCGCCCCTTGTCCTTCAAGTCACCTCCGGGGCCAGGTAACCGCGGGAACGCGGGCGAAATGCAGTCGCGTCCCGCCGCCCAGACCCGGGAAAACCCACATCCCGTGCACCCCACGGCTGGCTGCGCAGCCTTCGGGTCCCCGCCAGCGACCCCGCGCCCCTCCCGCGCCGCCCAGCACAGGCGAAAAGCGGCAGCAGGACGCTGCTGCGCCTGCGCGGACGAGGCGCACGCTCCGCCCCCCGCGCCGGCTCTGAGGagggtcccctcccctcccctcccctccctctctgccctcaccTGGGGTCGAGCCTGGTAGGCACGGAGGCAGGGGCCGAGACGCCGGGCCGCCCCCCGGGTGGGCTGGTACATGATCTTCCGGGAGCGGAGACTGCGCCTCCGGTGTCCGGCCTCTGGCCTCCTCACAGGGTTGACCGCGCCCCGGAGCCGGCTTCTTGAAGGGGaagggggggtggaggggctgaAGGGAGGGAAACGGAGATGGTGCGCGCTTGCGCACTGCAGCGGGCTCCAGAGAGGCGGCGAGGTCCTCCGTCCGCAGTGAGTGCGCCTGCGCTCGCCGGCTGTGGCGGCTGCCTCACAGCGCTTGCGCAGTAGACCAACGTCCTGGCGCACACGGCCGCCTCGCTGGCGCCGCTCACGCACCAAGCTGGGGCCTAACGGACCGGAAGCGGGTACTCCGGGAAGCGAGTGACCGGATTGAAATCATGACAATACGCTTTTCCAGCAGCTCTcgtgataaaaataaatacttttattattctgttaaaaataaaataaaatacaaatgacttGGCATTGATTAGcccatggaaggaaggaaggaagttagaAGGAAAACATCCATTTGGAGGAACGGCTTGGGCTACCTCCTGTAGTGAAAATACTGACtttgaaggtgtgtgtgtgtgggggggcgggcTGTGGTCACCAAGGCCTGGTGCTGCGGCGGTCCTGCAAGTTTCGAATGAACCTGGCGTTGAGTATGTCCCCACCCATTGTCCAGGACTGGGTCTCTCGGGGAACAGGGTGCGTGGCTTCCTCCCCAGACCCAGCCTGGGACAAGCCCTGCTCCTGGCCGGCAGACCTAGTAGGCGGGAGGGAGATGAACAGTGGGTAATGGGGCTACTAGAGTAGCAGTGCAGAGGACTCTTCAAGGTCTGGTCCTGATGTAGAGTAGGGCTTAAGATGGACTGTGGGCTGAAACCATTAGTGCTAGGTACAAATTTGAAACCCCCTCAGATCGTGCTAAAGGTAAGCACGAACCCACGGGGAAAGAGGGTTTTAGGATGTTAGGTAGAACAATTTGTGGGAAGAGCTGGTGTTCAGTGGGGAAAGTAGCTGAGAGATGTCAGGAAAAGGAGTCAGAGATGGTGGGAGGCTGGCAGAGGAGGGGCTCGGACCTCACCTATTCTCTGTTTCCTGTTCCCCCTGCTTCGATTCCTGGTGGCCTATGGAAACACCAGGCATGTGCATGGGAAGGCTGGAGTAGGTAGTGAATGTGGCGTACCCTTTTTGAGCAGGAGGGAAGAATACTTACCTATATTGGGGGATGAGGAACTCAACCCCCCATGGCGGCTGTAGCAGCAGCTTTGGGCTACCAGCCCTGGGGGAGCCCCCCTGTAGAAACAATGGGAG
The Canis aureus isolate CA01 chromosome 7, VMU_Caureus_v.1.0, whole genome shotgun sequence genome window above contains:
- the DHX16 gene encoding pre-mRNA-splicing factor ATP-dependent RNA helicase DHX16 isoform X4 — encoded protein: MLPPRSPSISWCWRKRRPLSLSGPLSSRATRSHQAHRLHPRPSRRSPCRLSAAASQCFHSARSSWLPLLIIRSSSSRGYTKKGMKIACTQPRRVAAMSVAARVAREMGVKLGNEVGYSIRFEDCTSERTVLRYMTDGMLLREFLSEPDLASYSVVMVDEAHERTLHTDILFGLIKDVARFRPELKVLVASATLDTARFSTFFDDAPVFRIPGRRFPVDIFYTKAPEADYLEACVVSVLQIHVTQPPGDILVFLTGQEEIEAACEMLQDRCRRLGSKIRELLVLPIYANLPSDMQARIFQPTPPGARKVVVATNIAETSLTIEGIIYVLDPGFCKQKSYNPRTGMESLTVTPCSKASANQRAGRAGRVAAGKCFRLYTAWAYQHELEETTVPEIQRTSLGNVVLLLKSLGIHDLMHFDFLDPPPYETLLLALEQLYALGALNHLGELTTSGRKMAELPVDPMLSKMILASEKYSCSEEILTVAAMLSVNNSIFYRPKDKVVHADNARVNFFLPGGDHLVLLNVYTQWAESGYSSQWCYENFVQFRSMRRARDVREQLEGLLERVEVGLSSCQGDYIRVRKAITAGYFYHTARLTRSGYRTVKQQQTVFIHPNSSLFEEQPRWLLYHELVLTTKEFMRQVLEIESSWLLEVAPHYYKAKELEDPHSKKMPKKIGKTREELG
- the DHX16 gene encoding pre-mRNA-splicing factor ATP-dependent RNA helicase DHX16 isoform X1 translates to MATPAGLERWVQDELHSVLGLSERHVAQFLIGTAQRCASAEDFVQRLRDTDTLDLSGPARDFALRLWTKVPRKAVVEKPARAAEREAQALLEKNRSYKLLEDSEESSEETVGRTGSSLQKKRRKRKHLRKKCQEEEEEEEEISEKGRRKTGGSQQTEKPESEDEWERTERERLQDLEERDAFAERVRQRDKDRTRNVLERSDKKAYEEAQKRLKMAEEDRKAMVPELRKKSRREYLAKREREKLEDLEAELADEEFLFGDVELSRHERRELKYKRRVRDLAREYRAAGEQEKLEATNRYHMPEETRGQPSRAVDLVEEESGAPGEEQRRWEEARLGAASLKFGARDAASQEPKYQLVLEEEETIEFVRATQLQGNEEPSGPSPPSQAQQKESVQAVRRSLPVFPFREELLAAIADHQVLIIEGETGSGKTTQIPQYLFEEGYTKKGMKIACTQPRRVAAMSVAARVAREMGVKLGNEVGYSIRFEDCTSERTVLRYMTDGMLLREFLSEPDLASYSVVMVDEAHERTLHTDILFGLIKDVARFRPELKVLVASATLDTARFSTFFDDAPVFRIPGRRFPVDIFYTKAPEADYLEACVVSVLQIHVTQPPGDILVFLTGQEEIEAACEMLQDRCRRLGSKIRELLVLPIYANLPSDMQARIFQPTPPGARKVVVATNIAETSLTIEGIIYVLDPGFCKQKSYNPRTGMESLTVTPCSKASANQRAGRAGRVAAGKCFRLYTAWAYQHELEETTVPEIQRTSLGNVVLLLKSLGIHDLMHFDFLDPPPYETLLLALEQLYALGALNHLGELTTSGRKMAELPVDPMLSKMILASEKYSCSEEILTVAAMLSVNNSIFYRPKDKVVHADNARVNFFLPGGDHLVLLNVYTQWAESGYSSQWCYENFVQFRSMRRARDVREQLEGLLERVEVGLSSCQGDYIRVRKAITAGYFYHTARLTRSGYRTVKQQQTVFIHPNSSLFEEQPRWLLYHELVLTTKEFMRQVLEIESSWLLEVAPHYYKAKELEDPHSKKMPKKIGKTREELG
- the DHX16 gene encoding pre-mRNA-splicing factor ATP-dependent RNA helicase DHX16 isoform X2, which translates into the protein MATPAGLERWVQDELHSVLGLSERHVAQFLIGTAQRCASAEDFVQRLRDTDTLDLSGPARDFALRLWTKVPRKAVVEKPARAAEREAQALLEKNRSYKLLEDSEESSEETVGRTGSSLQKKRRKRKHLRKKCQEEEEEEEEISEKGRRKTGGSQQTEKPESEDEWERTERERLQDLEERDAFAERVRQRDKDRTRNVLERSDKKAYEEAQKRLKMAEEDRKAMVPELRKKSRREYLAKREREKLEDLEAELADEEFLFGDVELSRHERRELKYKRRVRDLAREYRAAGEQEKLEATNRYHMPEETRGQPSRAVDLVEEESGAPGEEQRRWEEARLGAASLKFGARDAASQEPKYQLVLEEEETIEFVRATQLQGNEEPSGPSPPSQAQQKESVQAVRRSLPVFPFREELLAAIADHQVLIIEGLRNIFSKGKTSSLVIQGYTKKGMKIACTQPRRVAAMSVAARVAREMGVKLGNEVGYSIRFEDCTSERTVLRYMTDGMLLREFLSEPDLASYSVVMVDEAHERTLHTDILFGLIKDVARFRPELKVLVASATLDTARFSTFFDDAPVFRIPGRRFPVDIFYTKAPEADYLEACVVSVLQIHVTQPPGDILVFLTGQEEIEAACEMLQDRCRRLGSKIRELLVLPIYANLPSDMQARIFQPTPPGARKVVVATNIAETSLTIEGIIYVLDPGFCKQKSYNPRTGMESLTVTPCSKASANQRAGRAGRVAAGKCFRLYTAWAYQHELEETTVPEIQRTSLGNVVLLLKSLGIHDLMHFDFLDPPPYETLLLALEQLYALGALNHLGELTTSGRKMAELPVDPMLSKMILASEKYSCSEEILTVAAMLSVNNSIFYRPKDKVVHADNARVNFFLPGGDHLVLLNVYTQWAESGYSSQWCYENFVQFRSMRRARDVREQLEGLLERVEVGLSSCQGDYIRVRKAITAGYFYHTARLTRSGYRTVKQQQTVFIHPNSSLFEEQPRWLLYHELVLTTKEFMRQVLEIESSWLLEVAPHYYKAKELEDPHSKKMPKKIGKTREELG